A DNA window from Caulobacter mirabilis contains the following coding sequences:
- a CDS encoding membrane-bound PQQ-dependent dehydrogenase, glucose/quinate/shikimate family, with translation MSDGIGRGLGGGGWAAWLLGAVFILIGLVLTVGGGWLIALGGSAYYLLAGLGLIASGVFLLRRQVLGAWIYLAVYVLTLIWAIWEVGLAGWPLVPRVVAPSVLLVLLFLVLPALLPSPQGRRAAVGGLAGFVLLAIVGVAAMGVVNHRPSPGPLPEASLPTPADASPLPVGADWGAYGGDYGARRYSPLDQITASNVRRLKRVWLTRTGDMPSAAAAGKYGAETTPLKVGDSLYLCTAKNIMLALDPRTGAVRWRYDPKVPDAAIPYTAACRGVTYYQVPGASAGEACATRIIEGTLDGRLIAVDARSGQLCQGFGTGGQVDTKQGMGPAAAGMISITSAPTIVRGVVVVGHQILDGQRRDAPSGVIKGFDAVTGQLRWAWDMVRPDITGEPPAGQIYTKGTPNMWTTASGDEALGLVYLPLGNSAVDYWSGLRGPLENQYATSLTALDATTGRPVWSFQTVRKDVWDYDLGAQGTLIDFPSAGGSTPAIVLPSKQGDIYVLDRRTGRPLTSIREIKAPQGGVEPSQRSPTQITSGYHTLRKPDLTERDMWGMSPIDQMICRIQFRRASYEGFYTPPTSDRRWIQYPGYNGGTDWGGIAIDPRRGVIVANYNDMPNYNRLVPRAEADRKGWTPRGEARGGSLKKGAEGAGDPQAGTPFAIDVNAGWRLPFTGLLCKTPPYGGVRAIDLRTGKTLWDEPLGTARRNGPFGVASMLPINIGTPNNGGAVVTAGGVVFVAAATDNLIRAIDLKTGKVLWSDVLPAGGQATPMTYEAGGKQYLVIMAGGHHFMETPISDQLAAYALP, from the coding sequence ATGTCGGACGGGATCGGACGCGGCCTGGGCGGCGGCGGTTGGGCGGCCTGGCTTCTGGGCGCGGTCTTCATCCTGATCGGACTGGTCCTGACGGTCGGCGGCGGCTGGCTGATCGCCCTGGGCGGATCGGCCTACTATCTGCTCGCGGGATTGGGCCTGATCGCCTCGGGCGTCTTCCTGTTGCGCCGGCAGGTCCTCGGGGCTTGGATCTACCTCGCCGTCTATGTCCTGACCCTGATCTGGGCGATCTGGGAAGTCGGCCTGGCCGGCTGGCCGCTGGTCCCGCGCGTCGTGGCGCCGTCGGTGCTGCTGGTCCTCCTGTTCCTGGTCCTGCCGGCGTTGCTGCCTTCGCCACAGGGGCGGAGAGCCGCGGTGGGCGGCCTGGCGGGCTTCGTCCTTTTGGCCATTGTCGGCGTCGCGGCCATGGGCGTCGTCAATCACCGTCCGTCGCCGGGACCGCTGCCCGAGGCCAGCCTGCCGACGCCCGCCGACGCCTCGCCGCTGCCGGTCGGGGCCGACTGGGGCGCCTATGGCGGCGACTACGGCGCACGGCGCTACTCGCCGCTCGACCAGATCACCGCCTCCAACGTCCGTCGCCTGAAGCGGGTCTGGCTGACCCGCACCGGCGACATGCCTAGCGCCGCCGCGGCCGGGAAGTACGGCGCGGAGACCACGCCGCTGAAGGTCGGCGACAGCCTCTACCTCTGCACCGCCAAGAACATCATGCTGGCCCTCGATCCGCGCACCGGCGCGGTCCGCTGGCGCTACGATCCGAAGGTGCCGGACGCGGCCATCCCCTATACGGCGGCCTGTCGCGGCGTGACCTACTACCAGGTCCCGGGCGCCTCGGCGGGTGAGGCCTGCGCGACGCGGATCATCGAGGGCACGCTGGACGGCCGGCTGATCGCCGTCGACGCCCGCAGCGGCCAGCTCTGCCAAGGCTTTGGAACCGGCGGCCAGGTCGACACCAAGCAGGGCATGGGCCCGGCCGCCGCCGGCATGATCTCCATCACCTCGGCCCCGACCATCGTGCGCGGGGTGGTCGTCGTCGGCCATCAGATCCTCGACGGTCAGCGACGTGATGCGCCGTCCGGCGTGATCAAGGGCTTCGACGCCGTCACCGGCCAGCTGCGCTGGGCCTGGGACATGGTGCGTCCGGACATCACGGGCGAGCCGCCCGCCGGACAGATCTACACCAAGGGCACGCCGAACATGTGGACCACCGCCTCGGGCGACGAAGCGCTGGGGCTGGTCTACCTGCCGCTCGGCAATTCGGCCGTCGACTACTGGAGCGGCCTGCGCGGTCCGCTGGAGAACCAGTACGCGACCTCGCTGACAGCGCTGGACGCGACCACCGGCAGGCCGGTCTGGTCGTTCCAGACCGTGCGCAAGGACGTCTGGGACTACGACCTGGGCGCCCAGGGGACCCTGATCGACTTCCCGTCGGCGGGCGGTTCGACCCCCGCCATCGTGCTCCCCAGCAAACAGGGCGACATCTATGTCCTGGATCGTCGCACGGGCCGACCGTTGACCTCGATCCGCGAGATCAAGGCTCCGCAGGGCGGGGTCGAGCCCTCGCAGCGGTCGCCGACCCAGATCACCTCCGGCTATCACACCCTGCGCAAGCCGGACCTCACCGAGCGCGACATGTGGGGCATGTCGCCGATCGACCAGATGATCTGCCGCATCCAGTTCAGGCGAGCGAGCTACGAAGGCTTCTACACGCCGCCGACCTCGGACCGGCGCTGGATTCAGTATCCGGGCTACAATGGCGGAACCGACTGGGGCGGGATCGCCATCGACCCCCGCCGCGGCGTGATCGTGGCCAACTACAACGACATGCCCAACTACAACCGCCTGGTCCCGCGCGCCGAAGCCGACCGCAAGGGCTGGACCCCGCGCGGCGAGGCCCGCGGCGGCAGCCTGAAGAAGGGTGCGGAGGGCGCGGGGGACCCGCAAGCGGGCACGCCGTTCGCCATCGACGTCAACGCCGGCTGGCGGCTGCCGTTCACCGGCCTGCTGTGCAAGACCCCGCCCTACGGCGGCGTCCGGGCCATCGACCTGCGCACCGGCAAGACCCTGTGGGACGAGCCTCTGGGCACGGCGCGCCGCAACGGACCGTTCGGCGTCGCCTCGATGCTGCCGATCAACATCGGCACGCCGAACAACGGCGGCGCGGTCGTGACCGCGGGCGGGGTGGTGTTCGTGGCGGCGGCGACCGACAACCTGATCCGCGCCATCGATCTGAAGACCGGCAAGGTGCTGTGGAGCGACGTCCTGCCGGCCGGCGGCCAGGCCACGCCGATGACCTACGAGGCCGGCGGCAAGCAGTATCTGGTCATCATGGCCGGCGGGCACCACTTCATGGAGACCCCGATCAGCGACCAGCTCGCGGCCTACGCCTTGCCGTAG
- a CDS encoding ArsC family reductase: MSATLYGIKNCDTMKKARVWLDQHGVTYGFHDYKASGIEAETLKGWAGKVGWEVLLNRAGTTFRALPDADKTGVDEAKAIALMVAQPSMIKRPVLDLDGRLTVGFKPEIYAAATSV; this comes from the coding sequence ATGTCCGCCACCCTCTACGGCATCAAGAACTGCGACACGATGAAGAAGGCCCGGGTCTGGCTCGACCAGCACGGCGTGACCTACGGCTTCCACGACTACAAGGCCTCCGGGATCGAGGCCGAGACGCTGAAGGGCTGGGCGGGGAAGGTCGGCTGGGAGGTGCTGCTGAACCGCGCCGGGACCACCTTCCGGGCGCTGCCGGACGCCGACAAGACCGGCGTCGACGAGGCCAAGGCCATCGCCCTGATGGTCGCCCAGCCCTCGATGATCAAGCGGCCTGTGCTCGACCTGGACGGCAGGCTGACGGTCGGGTTCAAGCCCGAGATCTACGCCGCGGCGACCAGCGTCTAG
- a CDS encoding acetoacetate--CoA ligase yields MSLDSLKERVQADTSVLDGDDQPLFTPDPAAVAGSQLTAFIRFVERREGLVLPDQAALQRWAILDGPRFWTALLAWLAPPTSGMADPALLGDRCETARFFPDLRLNYAEALLAGDDGAEAVIARRADGEEVRLTRGELRRKVRCLASGFQTLGLAPGDAVAAVLRNDVEAVVAVLAAAACGATIATVGPEMGPDILAERLETLEPRLLIVSAEPRPQDGGAPVVDRVSELITKLPSLKAVVALDGAVIDGGALPVLRAADLAEGPEAAFDRFPFNHPLFVLFSSGTTGKAKGFVHGAGGTLLEHLKEHRLHGDLRPGERLFFQTSPAWMMWHWQLSALASGAAIVLYDGPVDAPETLWRLADETGATCFGTSPPYLGLCRSLDYRPGDHLALKALRSVLSTGSVLSPQLARWVREAVKPLPVQSISGGSDIIGCFVLGSPNLPTFAGEAQCVSLGLDVRPSGPGGEGELTCHNPFPSRPLSLLADPFGVRFHEAYFSRHVTAWSHGDWIRATPRGGVILRGRMDGVLNIRGVRVGPAEVYAVLADEPRIAQALAVEQSDETSGEARMALLVVPVAGVTVDDALRADIRRLLTRRASAVHAPAVILAVDALPTTHSGKLSEAAAADAVNGRSPHNLATLRNPESVTAIRQAMAAWTRDAGGAAGGSAEDWLGAVWRTLLGAETIGLDDNFFDLGGHSLTAARVLAEVRRRTGRRLPMATLLHAPTIRTLAAVIDAPDWSASSRIAPLRTDGTGEPLFIVHSMTGNVLQLHSLVRALDCGRPIHGVQARGIDLDEAPLADVEAMATDYVAAIRTVQPKGPYRLAGFSFGGLAAFEMARRLEAMGEPVAELILLDSKVDKRFLPAAERARLLMRRLAHHARRIRRMPLAEILVYLRDRAFALAGRRAPPAPPLHEIPPRLQAVRDGIVAATGRYRPGAYGGEVLFVRAEIPEDIPFDAASAFRAAARGGVTEMVAPGDHDGMIEPPHAATLAAMLSERLRP; encoded by the coding sequence ATGTCCTTGGACTCTCTGAAGGAACGGGTTCAAGCCGATACTAGCGTGCTGGACGGCGACGACCAGCCGCTGTTCACGCCCGATCCCGCCGCTGTCGCCGGGTCCCAGCTGACCGCGTTCATCCGGTTCGTCGAGCGTCGCGAGGGACTGGTTCTGCCGGACCAGGCCGCTCTGCAGCGCTGGGCGATCCTCGACGGCCCGCGTTTCTGGACCGCTCTGCTGGCCTGGCTGGCGCCGCCGACATCCGGCATGGCCGATCCGGCCCTGCTCGGCGACCGTTGCGAGACGGCGCGCTTCTTCCCGGACCTGAGGCTGAACTACGCCGAGGCTCTGCTGGCCGGCGACGACGGGGCCGAGGCGGTGATCGCGCGCCGGGCGGACGGCGAGGAGGTTCGCCTGACGAGAGGCGAATTACGGAGAAAGGTCAGGTGTCTGGCGTCTGGATTTCAGACGTTGGGCCTGGCGCCCGGAGACGCCGTGGCGGCGGTCCTGCGCAACGATGTCGAGGCCGTCGTCGCCGTCCTGGCCGCGGCGGCCTGCGGTGCGACGATCGCCACGGTCGGGCCGGAGATGGGGCCGGACATCCTGGCCGAGCGGCTGGAGACCCTCGAGCCGCGCCTGCTGATCGTCTCCGCCGAGCCACGGCCGCAGGATGGCGGCGCGCCGGTCGTCGACCGGGTCTCGGAGCTGATCACGAAGCTGCCTTCGTTGAAGGCGGTGGTCGCCTTGGACGGGGCCGTCATCGATGGGGGGGCGCTGCCCGTCCTGCGGGCCGCCGATCTGGCCGAGGGACCCGAGGCGGCGTTCGACCGGTTCCCGTTCAACCATCCGCTCTTCGTGCTGTTCTCCTCCGGCACCACCGGCAAGGCCAAGGGCTTCGTCCATGGCGCGGGCGGAACCTTGCTGGAGCATCTCAAGGAGCACCGGCTGCACGGCGATCTGCGTCCGGGCGAGCGGCTGTTCTTCCAGACCTCGCCGGCCTGGATGATGTGGCACTGGCAGCTGTCGGCGCTGGCCTCGGGGGCGGCGATCGTCCTCTACGACGGACCGGTCGACGCGCCCGAGACCCTGTGGCGGCTGGCTGACGAGACCGGCGCGACCTGCTTCGGGACCAGTCCGCCGTACCTGGGCCTGTGCCGGTCGCTGGACTATCGGCCAGGCGATCACCTCGCCCTGAAGGCGTTGCGATCGGTGTTGTCGACGGGATCGGTGCTGTCGCCCCAGCTGGCGCGCTGGGTCCGTGAGGCGGTCAAACCGCTGCCCGTGCAGTCGATCAGCGGCGGGTCGGACATCATCGGCTGTTTCGTGCTGGGCAGCCCCAACCTGCCGACCTTTGCGGGCGAGGCGCAGTGCGTGAGCCTGGGGCTGGACGTGCGCCCGTCGGGTCCGGGCGGCGAGGGCGAACTGACCTGCCACAATCCGTTTCCCTCGAGGCCCCTGAGCCTGTTGGCCGATCCTTTCGGCGTCCGGTTCCACGAGGCCTATTTCTCGCGGCATGTGACGGCCTGGAGCCATGGCGACTGGATCCGGGCCACGCCGCGCGGCGGGGTGATCCTGCGCGGCCGAATGGACGGGGTCCTCAATATACGCGGCGTCCGGGTCGGGCCGGCGGAGGTCTATGCCGTCCTGGCCGACGAGCCGCGGATCGCCCAGGCCCTGGCGGTCGAGCAGTCTGACGAGACGAGCGGCGAAGCCCGGATGGCGCTGCTGGTGGTCCCCGTCGCGGGCGTGACCGTCGACGACGCCCTGCGCGCCGATATCCGCCGCCTGCTGACCCGGCGAGCCTCCGCGGTCCACGCGCCGGCCGTGATCCTGGCCGTGGACGCCCTGCCGACGACGCATAGCGGCAAGCTGTCGGAGGCCGCGGCGGCCGACGCGGTCAACGGTCGCTCGCCGCACAACCTGGCGACGCTGCGAAATCCCGAGAGCGTCACGGCGATCCGCCAGGCGATGGCCGCCTGGACGAGGGACGCAGGCGGAGCGGCGGGCGGCTCCGCCGAAGACTGGCTCGGGGCGGTCTGGCGGACGTTGCTCGGCGCCGAAACGATCGGGCTGGACGACAACTTCTTCGACCTGGGAGGTCATTCGCTGACCGCCGCCCGCGTGTTGGCCGAGGTGCGGCGACGCACCGGTCGGCGGCTGCCGATGGCGACCCTGCTCCATGCGCCGACGATCCGGACCCTGGCCGCGGTCATCGACGCGCCGGACTGGTCGGCCTCGTCGCGGATCGCGCCGCTGCGGACGGACGGAACGGGGGAGCCGCTGTTCATCGTCCACAGCATGACCGGCAACGTCCTGCAGCTGCACAGCTTGGTGCGGGCGCTTGACTGCGGTCGGCCGATCCATGGCGTGCAGGCGCGAGGGATTGATCTGGATGAAGCGCCGCTCGCCGACGTCGAGGCCATGGCGACCGACTATGTGGCGGCGATCCGGACGGTGCAGCCGAAGGGACCCTACCGCTTGGCCGGATTCTCCTTCGGCGGGCTGGCGGCCTTCGAGATGGCCCGGCGATTGGAGGCCATGGGCGAGCCGGTCGCCGAGTTGATCCTGCTCGACAGCAAGGTGGACAAGCGATTCCTGCCCGCAGCGGAGCGAGCCCGGCTGCTGATGCGGCGGCTGGCCCATCACGCGCGGCGGATACGGCGGATGCCGTTGGCGGAAATTCTGGTCTACCTGCGCGACCGGGCGTTCGCCCTGGCCGGTCGCCGGGCCCCGCCGGCTCCGCCGCTGCACGAGATCCCGCCGCGCCTGCAGGCGGTCCGCGACGGCATCGTCGCGGCGACAGGCCGCTATCGTCCTGGCGCCTATGGCGGCGAGGTTCTGTTCGTAAGGGCTGAAATTCCCGAGGACATTCCATTCGACGCCGCCAGTGCGTTCCGGGCGGCCGCGCGGGGCGGCGTGACCGAGATGGTCGCGCCCGGCGATCATGACGGCATGATCGAGCCGCCGCATGCGGCGACGCTGGCGGCGATGCTGTCGGAGCGGCTGCGACCGTAG
- a CDS encoding 4'-phosphopantetheinyl transferase family protein encodes MLAAAWSVSAPARSVLARLLAPLGWDGILDRGPLGAPGSPWLRARGLSVSLSHADGLAAACVARGGPCGVDIETVDASVDIHAVAETVLPASAVRQVAAAPDPREAFFRLWTLSEAALKTLGVGFSNPVDGLEITLGPLMIIGAAPADSAWSAFELAPAPSHRLAAAMLAADGAEVRMIAGPLT; translated from the coding sequence GTGCTGGCCGCGGCCTGGAGCGTCTCGGCGCCGGCCCGGAGCGTGCTCGCGCGGCTTCTGGCGCCGCTGGGCTGGGACGGAATTCTCGATCGCGGGCCGCTGGGCGCGCCCGGTTCGCCCTGGCTGCGCGCGCGCGGCCTGTCCGTGAGCCTGTCGCATGCGGATGGCCTGGCCGCCGCCTGTGTCGCTCGGGGCGGGCCATGCGGCGTCGATATCGAGACGGTGGATGCGTCAGTCGATATCCACGCGGTGGCGGAAACCGTGTTGCCCGCCTCCGCCGTCCGGCAGGTCGCCGCGGCGCCGGATCCGCGGGAGGCGTTCTTTCGCCTCTGGACCCTGAGCGAAGCCGCCCTCAAGACACTCGGCGTCGGTTTCTCCAATCCTGTCGATGGGTTGGAGATCACTCTTGGTCCACTGATGATCATCGGCGCAGCCCCGGCCGACAGCGCCTGGAGCGCCTTCGAACTCGCCCCCGCGCCTAGCCATCGCCTGGCCGCCGCCATGCTCGCCGCCGACGGCGCCGAGGTCAGGATGATCGCCGGCCCACTCACCTGA
- a CDS encoding endo-1,4-beta-xylanase — MTITRRLVVAGGAIAAAGACRAQPAESLAEAAARRGVLFGAAVEPQTLDRDPAFAALIRRECAGLTPENHMKWNLLRPAPRRFDFAGADRLVEIAQGQGMAVHGHALVWHEANPDWLARELNPGTAAEILYEHIDAVVGRYAGRVRSWDVVNEAIERNDRRPDGLRRSPWLEALGPDYIPMAFEAAHRADPAARLVLSDYGFEYDDEAWMVEKRGTTLERLAGWRRDGVPIHALGIQGHLLGDRPPAFGEGLRRFLRDVARLGLEIYVTELDVNDQNTQGGVVRRDEVVAEIYDAFLRAVLDEPAVRMVTTWGLSDRYTSKADMFPRRDGAPVRPLPFDRDLAPKLARRAIAQAFGGVR; from the coding sequence GTGACCATCACCCGTCGCCTTGTCGTCGCCGGCGGCGCGATCGCGGCGGCGGGAGCCTGTCGCGCCCAGCCCGCGGAAAGCCTGGCGGAGGCAGCCGCGCGTCGCGGCGTTCTGTTCGGCGCGGCGGTCGAGCCTCAGACCCTGGACCGCGACCCGGCCTTCGCCGCTCTGATCCGGCGCGAGTGCGCGGGCCTGACCCCCGAGAACCACATGAAGTGGAACCTGCTGCGGCCCGCGCCGCGCCGGTTCGACTTCGCCGGCGCCGACCGGCTGGTCGAGATCGCGCAGGGGCAGGGGATGGCGGTCCACGGCCACGCGCTGGTCTGGCACGAGGCGAACCCGGATTGGCTCGCGCGGGAGCTGAACCCCGGGACAGCCGCCGAGATTCTGTACGAGCACATCGACGCCGTCGTCGGGCGCTATGCCGGACGGGTCCGGTCCTGGGACGTGGTCAACGAGGCGATCGAGCGCAACGACCGGCGCCCGGACGGCCTGCGCCGTTCGCCATGGCTCGAGGCGCTGGGGCCGGACTACATCCCGATGGCCTTCGAGGCCGCGCATCGCGCCGATCCGGCCGCGCGGCTGGTCCTGTCGGACTACGGCTTCGAGTACGACGACGAAGCCTGGATGGTCGAAAAGCGCGGGACGACGCTGGAGCGGCTGGCCGGGTGGCGGCGCGACGGGGTTCCGATCCACGCGCTTGGGATCCAGGGGCATCTGCTCGGCGACCGGCCGCCGGCCTTCGGCGAGGGGCTGCGCCGGTTCCTGCGCGACGTGGCGCGGCTGGGGCTGGAGATCTACGTCACCGAACTGGACGTCAATGATCAGAACACGCAGGGCGGCGTCGTTCGGCGCGACGAGGTCGTCGCGGAGATCTACGACGCCTTCCTCCGCGCCGTGCTGGACGAGCCGGCGGTGCGGATGGTCACGACCTGGGGGCTCAGCGACCGCTACACGTCCAAGGCCGACATGTTCCCGCGCCGTGACGGTGCGCCGGTGCGGCCGCTGCCCTTCGATCGCGATCTGGCGCCCAAGCTTGCGCGACGGGCTATCGCGCAGGCCTTCGGAGGCGTCAGGTGA
- a CDS encoding sugar phosphate nucleotidyltransferase yields the protein MSDARQCVILVGGLGTRLGALTRETPKPLLPVRGRPFVEWLLLKARREGFDRALLLAGHGAEVLDAWFAGDVEARVGLTLAVSREPHPLGTAGALVHAETLLEDRFLLVNGDTWFDFDWANLATAGGEAIMALRRVAPADRYETVVLEGDRVTGLRPRDPALVEGLINGGVYALSRSVLEGVSAPSSLEGALLPRLAREGRLRGRVCEGSFIDIGVPESYRAVQDMDLGDPGEGAP from the coding sequence ATGAGCGACGCGCGCCAGTGCGTGATCCTGGTCGGGGGCCTGGGGACGCGGCTGGGCGCGCTGACGCGTGAAACGCCCAAGCCGCTGCTGCCCGTGCGCGGACGGCCGTTCGTGGAGTGGCTGCTGCTCAAGGCCCGCCGCGAGGGTTTCGACCGGGCGTTGCTGCTCGCCGGACATGGCGCGGAGGTGCTGGACGCCTGGTTCGCCGGCGACGTCGAGGCGCGCGTGGGTCTGACCCTCGCGGTTAGCCGCGAGCCGCATCCCCTGGGGACAGCCGGCGCGCTGGTTCACGCCGAGACTCTGCTCGAGGACCGCTTCCTGCTGGTCAACGGCGACACCTGGTTCGACTTCGACTGGGCGAACCTGGCGACGGCCGGGGGCGAGGCGATCATGGCCCTGCGGCGGGTCGCGCCCGCCGACCGCTACGAGACGGTCGTGCTGGAGGGAGATAGGGTCACGGGCCTGCGACCGCGTGATCCGGCGCTGGTGGAAGGGCTGATCAACGGCGGCGTCTACGCGCTGTCGCGATCCGTCCTGGAAGGCGTGTCGGCGCCGTCATCGCTGGAGGGGGCGCTGCTGCCTCGCCTGGCGCGCGAAGGACGGCTGCGCGGTCGCGTCTGCGAGGGGTCTTTCATCGACATCGGCGTGCCGGAGAGCTATCGCGCGGTCCAGGACATGGATCTTGGGGACCCGGGGGAGGGGGCGCCGTGA
- a CDS encoding dehydrogenase, with product MRAPAGHWDVRARAPLRLGLAGGGTDLSPYCDLHGGAVLNATIDRFAFAHLAARSDGLVAFRASDIGAEETYRPGEPMAANGPLMLHKAVYRHMVETYLDGVAPAITVSTTTDAPPGSGLGSSSALVVALVEAFRAALDLQLGPYEVAQLAWRIERRDLGLAGGRQDQYAAAFGGINFIEFLADERVVVNPLRVRRGYVNELESSLVVCFSGQSRASEAIIRRQVEGLESDATVVESMHRLKADASAMKEAMLAGDLREVAAVLMRSWEAKKRTADGIATTEVDRLFEIAMVGGAWGGKVSGAGGGGFLMFCTDPENRYRLTQALNAAGGQASAVKFTFDGAEAWSVRG from the coding sequence ATGCGCGCGCCGGCGGGGCATTGGGACGTGCGGGCGAGGGCGCCCCTGCGGCTGGGTCTGGCCGGCGGCGGCACGGACCTGTCGCCCTACTGCGACCTGCACGGCGGCGCCGTGCTGAACGCGACCATCGACCGGTTCGCCTTCGCGCACCTGGCCGCCCGATCGGACGGTCTGGTCGCCTTCCGCGCCAGCGATATCGGAGCCGAGGAGACCTACCGCCCGGGCGAGCCGATGGCGGCGAACGGTCCGCTGATGCTGCACAAGGCCGTCTACCGGCACATGGTGGAGACCTATCTCGACGGCGTCGCGCCGGCGATCACCGTCTCGACCACGACCGACGCTCCGCCCGGGTCGGGCCTGGGGTCCTCGTCGGCGCTGGTAGTGGCGCTGGTCGAGGCCTTCCGGGCGGCCCTGGACCTGCAACTCGGACCTTACGAGGTGGCCCAGCTGGCCTGGCGGATCGAGCGGCGCGACCTGGGCTTGGCCGGGGGGCGTCAGGACCAGTACGCGGCGGCCTTCGGCGGGATCAACTTCATCGAGTTCCTGGCCGACGAGCGGGTGGTGGTGAACCCGCTGCGGGTCCGGCGCGGCTATGTGAACGAGCTGGAGTCGTCGCTGGTCGTCTGTTTCTCCGGCCAGTCGCGGGCCTCCGAGGCCATCATCCGCAGACAGGTCGAAGGCCTGGAGAGCGATGCGACGGTTGTCGAGAGCATGCACCGTCTCAAGGCCGACGCCTCGGCGATGAAGGAGGCCATGCTGGCCGGTGACCTGCGCGAGGTGGCGGCGGTGCTGATGCGCTCCTGGGAAGCCAAGAAGCGCACCGCCGACGGCATCGCCACGACCGAGGTCGACCGGCTGTTCGAGATCGCCATGGTCGGCGGCGCCTGGGGCGGCAAGGTCTCCGGCGCCGGCGGCGGCGGCTTCCTGATGTTCTGCACCGATCCGGAGAACCGCTATCGCCTGACCCAGGCGCTGAACGCCGCGGGCGGGCAGGCCAGCGCGGTCAAGTTCACCTTCGACGGCGCCGAGGCCTGGAGCGTGAGGGGATGA
- a CDS encoding galactokinase, protein MISTRTPLRVTLGGGGTDLESYYRHGGGFIFAMALDKHIHITAHRPVFDDRVVLYGPQPEVSPRAEDVKHELVRAALLAHGLDDRLEAASLADIAGGTGLGSSSSFLVGFLNALHAIKGHRPDPQALAEEACTLEIETLKKGIGKQDQYMAAFGGLTTLDIAPDGQVAVKRVALDPEVQAAFVRHTHIYYTGLRRDAAVILSDQHNAMLSTDAPRRDTVSDSLGFIKDLGYRIRDAWIAGDLDGWGRMLDEHWRSKKKLSSQISWPHIDQLYDHVRDAYGVTGGKVIGAGGGGFLMLFCPGDGAALEAYMAAQNMPRLIYGIDPLGSRLAETA, encoded by the coding sequence ATGATTTCGACACGCACCCCGCTGCGCGTCACCCTGGGGGGCGGCGGCACCGATCTGGAGAGCTACTATCGCCATGGCGGCGGCTTCATCTTCGCCATGGCGCTGGACAAGCACATCCACATCACCGCCCACCGTCCGGTCTTCGACGACCGGGTCGTGCTCTATGGTCCCCAGCCGGAGGTCTCGCCGCGGGCCGAGGATGTGAAGCACGAGCTGGTCCGGGCGGCGCTGCTGGCGCACGGGCTGGACGACCGCCTCGAGGCGGCGTCGCTGGCCGACATCGCCGGCGGCACCGGGCTGGGCTCGTCGAGCAGCTTCCTGGTCGGCTTCCTGAACGCCCTGCACGCCATCAAGGGTCATCGGCCCGATCCGCAGGCGCTGGCCGAGGAGGCCTGCACCCTTGAGATCGAGACCCTGAAGAAGGGCATCGGCAAGCAGGACCAGTACATGGCGGCCTTCGGCGGGCTGACGACGCTGGACATCGCGCCGGACGGGCAGGTCGCCGTGAAGCGGGTGGCGCTCGATCCGGAGGTCCAGGCGGCCTTCGTGCGGCACACCCACATCTACTACACGGGCCTGCGCCGGGACGCGGCGGTGATCCTGTCGGACCAGCACAACGCCATGCTGTCGACGGACGCCCCGCGCCGGGACACGGTCAGCGACAGCCTGGGGTTCATCAAGGACCTGGGCTACCGCATCCGCGACGCCTGGATCGCCGGCGACCTGGACGGCTGGGGCCGGATGCTCGACGAGCACTGGCGGAGCAAGAAGAAGCTCTCGAGCCAGATCAGCTGGCCGCACATCGACCAGCTCTACGACCATGTCCGCGACGCCTACGGCGTGACCGGCGGCAAGGTGATCGGGGCCGGCGGCGGCGGCTTCCTGATGCTGTTCTGCCCGGGCGACGGCGCGGCGCTGGAGGCCTACATGGCCGCGCAGAACATGCCGCGACTGATCTACGGCATCGACCCGCTGGGCTCGCGTCTGGCGGAGACCGCCTGA
- a CDS encoding SIS domain-containing protein, with amino-acid sequence MFTDHFLTVVQRAVASIDQAAVEAVAQTLADVRERGGRLFLIGVGGSAGHASHATNDFRKICGFEAYCPTDNVSELTARINDEGWEGVFSTWLESSRLRPEDGLLIFSVGGGSLEPPVSANLVRAMQYAKAKGAAVTGIVGRDGGYTAKIADACVVIPTVDAQLITPIVEGLAAVVWHLLVSHPLLSQSKGHWETIAPTNAPSAAAAAAE; translated from the coding sequence ATGTTCACCGACCACTTCCTGACCGTCGTCCAACGCGCCGTCGCTTCCATCGACCAGGCCGCCGTAGAAGCCGTCGCCCAGACCCTGGCCGACGTCCGCGAGCGCGGCGGCCGCCTGTTCCTGATCGGCGTCGGCGGCAGCGCCGGCCACGCCAGCCATGCGACCAACGACTTCCGCAAGATCTGCGGCTTCGAGGCCTATTGCCCGACCGACAACGTCTCGGAACTGACCGCCCGCATCAACGACGAGGGCTGGGAAGGCGTGTTCTCGACCTGGCTCGAAAGCAGCCGTCTGCGTCCCGAGGACGGCCTGCTGATCTTCTCGGTCGGCGGCGGCAGCCTGGAGCCCCCGGTCAGCGCCAACCTGGTGCGCGCCATGCAGTACGCCAAGGCGAAGGGCGCGGCCGTCACCGGCATCGTCGGCCGCGACGGCGGCTATACCGCGAAGATCGCCGACGCCTGCGTGGTCATCCCGACGGTCGACGCCCAGCTGATCACCCCGATCGTCGAGGGGCTGGCCGCCGTGGTCTGGCACCTGCTGGTCTCGCATCCGCTGCTGTCCCAGAGCAAGGGACACTGGGAAACGATCGCGCCCACGAACGCCCCGAGCGCCGCCGCGGCCGCCGCGGAGTGA